A single genomic interval of Myxocyprinus asiaticus isolate MX2 ecotype Aquarium Trade chromosome 19, UBuf_Myxa_2, whole genome shotgun sequence harbors:
- the LOC127409845 gene encoding katanin p60 ATPase-containing subunit A1-like isoform X1 — MSLGEINENVKLAREYALLGNYSSAVVCYQGVLEQIRKYLYSVRDSSLQHKWQQVWQEINEETKQVQEIMATLESFQLESTPSKPSSFGQENDILPVHVEHRSSPCVVRKSSGPHKDSKSHGNRISVGPRGLQRPSTRIANGDKGKPQKGKEKKENPSKPKDDKNKAEGVETEVKKFDRGGEDRDLIDTLERDIISQNPNVTWDDIADLEEAKKLLKEAVVLPMWMPEFFKGIRRPWKGVLMVGPPGTGKTLLAKAVATECRTTFFNVSSSTLTSKYRGESEKLVRLLFEMARFYAPSTIFIDEIDSICSRRGNSEEHEASRRVKAELLVQMDGVGGTSDNDPSKMVMVLAATNFPWDIDEALRRRLEKRIYIPLPSAKGRVDLLKISLKELELANDVNMDKISEQMEGYSGADITNVCRDASLMAMRRRIEGLTPEEIRNLPKDEMHMPTTMEDFETALKKVSKSVSAADLEKYEKWIAEFGSC, encoded by the exons ATGAGTTTGGGGGAGATCAATGAGAATGTGAAACTGGCTAGGGAATATGCCCTGCTTGGGAACTACAGCTCTGCAGTGGTCTGTTATCAGGGGGTCCTGGAGCAGATCAGAAAATACCTCTACTCAGTGAGAGACTCCTCTCTACAGCACAAATGGCAACAG GTTTGGCAGGAGATAAATGAGGAAACGAAGCAAGTTCAGGAGATCATGGCAACACTCGAGAGCTTCCAGTTAGAATCGACACCATCCAAACCCAGCAGTTTTGGCCAGGAGAATGATATTTTGCCTGTTCATGTGGAACACAG GTCTTCTCCATGTGTAGTGCGGAAATCCTCTGGGCCTCATAAAGACAGTAAAAGCCACGGTAACCGGATAAGCGTTGGCCCCCGTGGTCTGCAGAGGCCATCAACGCGCATCGCCAACGGTGACAAGGGAAAACCTCAGAAAggcaaagaaaagaaagaaaacccaTCAAAGCCAAAAGATGACAAG AACAAAGCAGAAGGTGTGGAGACAGAGGTAAAGAAGTTTGACCGAGGAGGAGAGGACAGAGACCTGATTGACACTCTGGAGAGAGACATCATCTCCCAAAACCCTAATGTGACATG GGATGACATTGCTGACCTGGAGGAGGCTAAAAAGCTGTTGAAAGAGGCAGTTGTTTTGCCCATGTGGATGCCCGAGTTCTTTAAAGGAATAAGGCGACCGTGGAAG GGAGTGTTAATGGTTGGGCCTCCAGGCACAGGAAAGACATTGCTGGCCAAAGCTGTTGCCACTGAGTGCAGAACTACCTTCTTTAATGTTTCCTCTTCCACCCTCACCTCTAAATACAGAGGAGAGTCAGAAAAACTTGTACGGCTTCTGTTTGAAATG GCCCGATTTTATGCCCCCAGCACCATCTTCATTGATGAGATAGACTCCATATGTAGCCGTAGAGGAAACTCAGAAGAACATGAAGCCAGCAGACGTGTCAAAGCTGAACTGCTCGTCCAAATGGATG GTGTTGGTGGGACATCTGACAATGACCCATCAAAAATGGTGATGGTTCTGGCAGCCACCAACTTCCCTTGGGACATTGACGAAGCTCTGAGACGTCGACTAGAGAAAAGAATTTATATCCCACTGCCCTCAG CTAAAGGCAGAGTGGATTTGCTGAAGATCAGTCTGAAAGAGTTGGAGCTGGCTAATGATGTTAACATGGACAAGATCTCTGAGCAAATGGAGGGATACTCTGGCGCTGATATTACCAATGTTTGCAG AGATGCTTCTTTGATGGCAATGAGAAGGCGGATCGAGGGTTTGACCCCAGAGGAGATTCGAAATTTACCAAAGGATGAGATGCACATGCCTACTACAATGGAGGATTTCGAGACTGCACTAAAGAAAGTATCCAAGTCTGTATCTGCTGCTGACCTAGAGAAATATGAGAAGTGGATAGCCGAGTTTGGCTCCTgctga
- the LOC127409845 gene encoding katanin p60 ATPase-containing subunit A1-like isoform X2 codes for MATLESFQLESTPSKPSSFGQENDILPVHVEHRSSPCVVRKSSGPHKDSKSHGNRISVGPRGLQRPSTRIANGDKGKPQKGKEKKENPSKPKDDKNKAEGVETEVKKFDRGGEDRDLIDTLERDIISQNPNVTWDDIADLEEAKKLLKEAVVLPMWMPEFFKGIRRPWKGVLMVGPPGTGKTLLAKAVATECRTTFFNVSSSTLTSKYRGESEKLVRLLFEMARFYAPSTIFIDEIDSICSRRGNSEEHEASRRVKAELLVQMDGVGGTSDNDPSKMVMVLAATNFPWDIDEALRRRLEKRIYIPLPSAKGRVDLLKISLKELELANDVNMDKISEQMEGYSGADITNVCRDASLMAMRRRIEGLTPEEIRNLPKDEMHMPTTMEDFETALKKVSKSVSAADLEKYEKWIAEFGSC; via the exons ATGGCAACACTCGAGAGCTTCCAGTTAGAATCGACACCATCCAAACCCAGCAGTTTTGGCCAGGAGAATGATATTTTGCCTGTTCATGTGGAACACAG GTCTTCTCCATGTGTAGTGCGGAAATCCTCTGGGCCTCATAAAGACAGTAAAAGCCACGGTAACCGGATAAGCGTTGGCCCCCGTGGTCTGCAGAGGCCATCAACGCGCATCGCCAACGGTGACAAGGGAAAACCTCAGAAAggcaaagaaaagaaagaaaacccaTCAAAGCCAAAAGATGACAAG AACAAAGCAGAAGGTGTGGAGACAGAGGTAAAGAAGTTTGACCGAGGAGGAGAGGACAGAGACCTGATTGACACTCTGGAGAGAGACATCATCTCCCAAAACCCTAATGTGACATG GGATGACATTGCTGACCTGGAGGAGGCTAAAAAGCTGTTGAAAGAGGCAGTTGTTTTGCCCATGTGGATGCCCGAGTTCTTTAAAGGAATAAGGCGACCGTGGAAG GGAGTGTTAATGGTTGGGCCTCCAGGCACAGGAAAGACATTGCTGGCCAAAGCTGTTGCCACTGAGTGCAGAACTACCTTCTTTAATGTTTCCTCTTCCACCCTCACCTCTAAATACAGAGGAGAGTCAGAAAAACTTGTACGGCTTCTGTTTGAAATG GCCCGATTTTATGCCCCCAGCACCATCTTCATTGATGAGATAGACTCCATATGTAGCCGTAGAGGAAACTCAGAAGAACATGAAGCCAGCAGACGTGTCAAAGCTGAACTGCTCGTCCAAATGGATG GTGTTGGTGGGACATCTGACAATGACCCATCAAAAATGGTGATGGTTCTGGCAGCCACCAACTTCCCTTGGGACATTGACGAAGCTCTGAGACGTCGACTAGAGAAAAGAATTTATATCCCACTGCCCTCAG CTAAAGGCAGAGTGGATTTGCTGAAGATCAGTCTGAAAGAGTTGGAGCTGGCTAATGATGTTAACATGGACAAGATCTCTGAGCAAATGGAGGGATACTCTGGCGCTGATATTACCAATGTTTGCAG AGATGCTTCTTTGATGGCAATGAGAAGGCGGATCGAGGGTTTGACCCCAGAGGAGATTCGAAATTTACCAAAGGATGAGATGCACATGCCTACTACAATGGAGGATTTCGAGACTGCACTAAAGAAAGTATCCAAGTCTGTATCTGCTGCTGACCTAGAGAAATATGAGAAGTGGATAGCCGAGTTTGGCTCCTgctga